The Paraburkholderia megapolitana genomic sequence ACTGGCCGAAGGTCTCGATGCACTGCGCGCGGCAGGCACCGAGGTGAGCGCGCTCTCGCTGCTCGGTGGCGGTGCTCGCAGCGATTACTGGGCACAACTGCTCGCCGATGCACTCGGCACGCATACCCGCAAGCACGGCGGCGGCGAAACCGGTGCCGCGCTCGGTGCGGCACGGCTCGGCTGGCTCGCGGCAGGCGGCCACCCTGCGGAGGTGCTGACAAAGCCACCGGTCGAAAGCGAGTTCACGCCCGACATGCAACGGCATGCGACGCTACGTGAGCGGCTCGACGGCTTCCGGGCGCTGTACCGGCACGTGCGGCCGCTTTTCGACCCATCGCGCGAACGGCTCGCGTAGCAGTTTCCCGCGGGCCGCATATGTTTCGTTTCGCGGTGGCCCCGCATTGCGACACGCACAGCCGGCACGAAGCACGCCGGCTGCCATCCCAGGCGCACAGCACGCGCAAGACAGACGGAATCCATCGTGCCCAAGTCCAGCGAAAAACTCGATCTTGCAACCCGCGCGGCGTGGCTCTATTACGTCGCCGGCAACACGCAGAACGAGATTGCCGAAAAGCTCCAGGTGTCACGCCCCGTTGCACAACGACTCGTCGCGTTCGCGGTCGAGAAGAATCTGATCCGTGTACGCGTCGATCATCAGATCGCCGACTGCCTCACGCTTGCCGACCAGTTGTCGAAGCGCTACGGACTCGCGATGTGCGAGATCGTGCCGATCGACGGCGACACCCACGAGGAAGTCGATCGCAAGCTCGCCGTAGCCGGCGCGCAGGTGATGGAGCGCTACCTCACCGAAGAGCGACCGATGGTCATCGCCTTGAGCAGCGGCCGGACCCTGAAGGCCGCCGTCGATCAGATCACGCAGCTGGAGCGGCCACAGCACCGGCTCGTATCGATGGTCGGTGCGATCGCTCAGGACGGCTCGTCGAACCGCTATGACGTCGCGCTGCACATCTCCGAGAAGACCGGCGGCAAGCATTTTCTGCTGCCCGCGCCGCTGATCGCCGACAACGAAGCCGAACGCGCGCAGTGGTGCAACCACCGGCTCTACCGGATCGTGCAGTCGCTGTCGGCGGAAGCGGATGTAGCGTTCGTCGGCATCGGCGACATCGGACCGAACTGCCCGCTCTATGAAGACGGCTTTCTGACCGTCGACGAAGTGCGCGAACTGATGCGGCTCGGCGCGATCGCCGAAATGCTCGGCCTGCCGATCGACGCCAACGGTGCACGCATCGAATCGCCGACTGGCCGGCGCGTGACGAGCATCCGCCTCGATTCGCCGCCGAAACGACCGACTATCGGCATCGCCGGTGGCACGCGCAAACGGCATGCGGTGATTGCTACGCTGAAGGGTGGCTGGCTGTCGGGTCTCGTCACCGATGAGCTGTGT encodes the following:
- a CDS encoding sugar-binding transcriptional regulator, with translation MPKSSEKLDLATRAAWLYYVAGNTQNEIAEKLQVSRPVAQRLVAFAVEKNLIRVRVDHQIADCLTLADQLSKRYGLAMCEIVPIDGDTHEEVDRKLAVAGAQVMERYLTEERPMVIALSSGRTLKAAVDQITQLERPQHRLVSMVGAIAQDGSSNRYDVALHISEKTGGKHFLLPAPLIADNEAERAQWCNHRLYRIVQSLSAEADVAFVGIGDIGPNCPLYEDGFLTVDEVRELMRLGAIAEMLGLPIDANGARIESPTGRRVTSIRLDSPPKRPTIGIAGGTRKRHAVIATLKGGWLSGLVTDELCARAALEA